A genomic window from Candidatus Woesearchaeota archaeon includes:
- a CDS encoding UPF0147 family protein encodes MSEDKLQNIVQALQELLEDKSVPKNVKQRIENSISFLKTQGEISLKVNRALSELDQVSDDSNMQPYTRTQIWNIVSLLEMM; translated from the coding sequence ATGAGTGAAGACAAATTACAAAATATAGTTCAGGCATTGCAGGAATTGCTTGAAGACAAGTCAGTTCCTAAAAATGTCAAGCAACGAATTGAAAATTCTATTAGTTTTCTTAAAACACAGGGTGAAATATCGCTTAAAGTGAATAGAGCATTAAGCGAATTAGATCAAGTATCAGATGATTCTAATATGCAGCCCTATACACGAACACAGATTTGGAATATTGTTTCTTTGTTAGAGATGATGTAA
- a CDS encoding mechanosensitive ion channel — protein MPEPTETLLTTTDKLHYISEIIKPVFTKIITAVVVLLIGLIIGKIIGNVLQKVLYELELNKLIKKITGLRIRFEEFIGTLVTYGIFFISIIFALDILELTTIIVQTLGMLILFIILISVVLSVKDFIPNLISGLIIAKKKLIQENDLIELGSVKGKVLQVELLETKVMTPNDDILYIPNSMITNQKIRRMRRKKHVSSN, from the coding sequence ATGCCCGAGCCTACAGAAACCTTATTAACAACAACTGATAAACTGCATTATATCAGTGAGATTATTAAACCAGTTTTTACGAAAATTATAACTGCAGTAGTAGTATTATTGATTGGTTTAATCATCGGCAAAATTATAGGAAATGTTCTTCAAAAAGTGCTTTATGAATTAGAATTAAATAAATTGATTAAAAAGATTACAGGATTAAGAATAAGATTTGAAGAATTTATCGGAACTCTTGTTACCTATGGTATTTTCTTTATTTCAATTATATTTGCCTTAGATATATTGGAGCTTACGACTATTATTGTACAAACTTTAGGGATGCTCATTTTATTTATCATTCTTATCTCAGTTGTATTAAGTGTTAAAGACTTCATTCCTAATTTGATTAGCGGGTTGATTATAGCAAAAAAAAAACTTATTCAAGAAAATGACTTGATTGAACTCGGTTCAGTTAAAGGCAAAGTTCTGCAAGTAGAATTATTGGAAACAAAAGTAATGACACCTAATGATGATATACTATATATTCCCAATAGTATGATAACTAATCAGAAAATCAGGCGAATGAGACGGAAAAAGCACGTTAGTAGTAATTAA
- a CDS encoding prefoldin subunit beta — MATQEENLQKLQMHEQNLQQTIMQKQQFQTQLLEAESALSELEKTDVAYKIIGNIMVASSKKDLMASLKEKKEMYELRVKSVEKQENKLKEQAQALRQEIMQQMKKED; from the coding sequence ATGGCAACACAAGAAGAAAATCTTCAAAAACTTCAGATGCATGAGCAAAATTTGCAGCAGACTATTATGCAGAAGCAGCAGTTTCAGACGCAGTTATTAGAAGCAGAATCTGCATTATCAGAATTAGAAAAAACAGATGTTGCGTATAAAATTATTGGCAACATAATGGTTGCTTCTTCAAAAAAAGATCTTATGGCTTCATTAAAAGAGAAGAAAGAAATGTATGAATTAAGGGTTAAATCAGTTGAAAAGCAGGAAAATAAGCTTAAAGAACAAGCTCAAGCTTTGCGCCAAGAAATCATGCAGCAAATGAAGAAAGAAGATTAG